The following nucleotide sequence is from Candidatus Polarisedimenticolia bacterium.
CTGAGCGACCCGGAGCGGACGCGCAAGCTCCTCGAGGCGGTCGCGGCCGTCCCCGACGGGGAGCGGCGGGCGAAGTACGTGGCGGTCGTGGTCCTGGCGCTGCCGGGCAAGGTCGTCGGCACGTTTCGCGGCGAGTCGGAGGGGGTTCTCCTGCGCGAGCCGCGCGGGACCGGCGGTTTCGGCTACGACCCGATCTTCTATTATCCGAGCCTGCACCTCACGTTCGCCCAGATGCTTCCGGCGGTGAAGCGGCAGGTGAGCCATCGCGGCCGCGCGCTGGCCCTGGCGGTCAACTCGCTGCGCCGGGACGCGGGCCTCCTCAAGTGAAAAAAGCCGGACTGCTCGGCCGGGCGCTGCTCGTCTACGGCGTGGCCCTGGCCCTGCGCCTGCGGAACGTCCGATCGGTGCTGGCGGGGGACCGCGTCCTCCTCGGGTTCGACGATCCCTACTATCACCTGCGGCGCGTCCTGCTCACCCTGACGCACTTCCCGCGCGTCCCCGTCTTCGACTTCTACACCAACTTCCCGCAGGGGGCCCGCATCACCTGGCCTCCCGGATTCGATCTCTTCGTCGCCGGGGTCTCCTGGATCGCCGGGCTCGGGCATCCGACCCGTCACCAGGTGGAAGTCACGGCGGCCTTGCTGATCCCGTTCGTCGGGGCGGTCACCGCCGTGCTCGTGCTGCTCCTGGCGGAGGAGATCCTCGGCCGCGCGCGGTGGGAGGCGCTCGCCGCCGCCCTGCTGTTCGCGTTCCTGCCGGCGCAGCAAGCGATCTCCACGGTGGGGCGGCTCGATCATCACGTGGTCGAGATGATCTCCTTCGGCACGGCGGTCCTGTTCTTCCTCCGGGCGCTGCGCGACGATCCCGGCAGCCGCTTCTCGTTCTGGGGCGGGGTGGCCCTGGCCCTCGGGGTCTTCTGCTGGACCGGCTCGATCCTCTACGCCGGGTTCCTGGCGGTCTTCGCGGCGGGGCAGATGATCCTCGACCGCCTCCTCGGCCGGCCCGAATCGGCGGCCGGGCGCAGCGCGCTGCGAGTGATCTTCTGGGGGGCGCTCCTGCTGATCCCGCTGGTGCTCCTCTCGCCCCACGAAGGCCTCTCCCGATTCAGCTACCTTTTCCTTTCCTGGTACCAGGTGGCGATCCTCGGGACTGCCGCGCTGCTGATTCCAGCGCTCGCGGAAGTCATCTTCTCCCCCGGCCGCCGGCTCGGATGGCTGCGCGCCGCGGGAGGGGGACTCGTCGTCCTCTTCCTGCTCGGCCTCGGCGGCTGGATTCTGGTGCGCGGCAGCGGGGGACTCGATTTCCTGACGAGGAAGGATCGGGTCATCGCGCTGCTCGTGGAGTCGACCCCGGCCTGGAGGCTTCCGGAAGGTCAGCTCGTCGAGTATTTCTCTCCTCTTCTCTATATAGCGCCGCTGGCGTTCTTCCTCCTGGGGCGCGCGCTCGTGAAGAACCGGTTCGGCGACGTCCGGATGAACAGCCTGCTCGCCCTGTCGCTGTTCACCGCGATGCTCGGCGCCTCGCAGGCCCGGTTCCTGAACTACTTCGCCGTGCCTTACTGCATCGTCATCCTCTGGGCGCTGCGCGCCGGCGTCGACGCGCTGCGGCGCCGCACCCGCAAGCGATCCCTGCGCTGGTCGATCGGCGGCGCCGGGGCGCTGGTGATCCTGCTGCCTCTCGCCCCCATCCTCCGGGAGTCGATCCACTCCCTCCCGGGGAACGTCTCGTCGACCCCGGCGCTCCCTCACCTCTATCCCTCCCTGGAGTGGATGCGCGATCGCACGCCGAAAACCAGCCACCTGATGGAGCCCGACAAGCGCCCCGAATACGGCGTGCTCGCCGATTTCACGTTCGGCCACTGGGTCACCGTGATCGGCGAGCGCCCCAACTTCTGCAATCCTTTCAGCCTCGCGCCCTGGCACGAAAAGCCGATCTTCGAATCGGCGCGCCTCTTCCTGGCGGAGGACGAGGGGCCTCTGGTCGAGGAGCTCGATCGCCTGCGCCTGCGCTACGTCCTCCTCTACAATCAGGAAAACGCCATCCCCGACTACGCGCGGCTGTCGGGCAAGAGAGTCGACGACTACCTGGCGATCCAGCCCGGCAACCGGCGCGCTATCCCCAGCCCCCGGTTCTTTCGCACCTTCGGAGTCCGGCTGGCCCTGTTCGACGGGTCCGCCTACGAGGCGGCGGGGGAGAAGATCGCCGCGCTCTCTTCGTTCCGGCTGGTGCACGAGTCTCCGGAGACCCACCGGCGGAGGATCCCCGGCCTCGCCGCGCCGCTCGAAGCCTCGCGAGTGAAGATCTTCGAGCGCGTGAAGGGGGCCCGCATCGAGGGAAGAACCGATCCGGGCGAGGAGGTGACTTTGAAGATCCGGATCGACTCCGACGCCGGGCGGCAGTTCACCTACAGCGCGACCACCACGGCGGCCCGCGACGGAGCGTTCGCGTTCGTCGTTCCCTATCCCACCGGTGTCTGGGGCGACACGTCCGGAGGGCCCGTCGTCATCTCGGCCTCGCACTGCCACGTAGAGACCAGCCTGTCGGAGGAGGAAGTGATCGCCGGCGCGCGCCGGCAGGCTCGATGCCACTGAGGCCCCGCCGCGTCCTTGGCCCGGTCCGTTGCCGCGCCAGAACCCTCGGCGCGGCCCTGCTTCTCGCCGTCCCCGCTCTCCTCGCCCCCGCGTCGTGCGCCGGCCGGAAACCGCCCCGATTCTCGCGGATCCCGCCGGCCCCCGCGCGTCTCAGCGGGCCGTCTCCTGCCGCCAATCTCGTCCTGAACGGCGGCTTCGAGGAGGGACCGGCCGATTCTCCGGCGGCTTGGGACATCGTGGGGAAGGCCGAGCCGGGCGCGAGGCTCCGGGCGGTGGCGATTCCGGGGGCGCCGGAGGGGAAGCGCGTGGCGGAGGTCTCGCTCTCGCGCGCCGCCGGAAAGCCAAGCACCAACGTCTATTTCCATCAAGACGTCCGAGTGCGGCCCTGGACCACCTACGATCTCTCGGTCTGGGTCCGCGGCATCGATCTCGTGTCGGCCGTGGCGGAGCCGCGGGGCTACGGCCAAGGCTGCGGACTGTTCTTCTGGCTCTTGGGCCCCGACGCCGACTGGACGAAGCGCCTGTTTCCGTCGGGAGCTTCTCCGCGGCGCGACGGGACGACCCCCTGGGAGCTTCGCAAGATGCGCTTTACGACGCCGCCGGCCGACGTTTTCCCGCCGCCGGCGAACGGCAGCGACGGCCGGTTCAACCTCTTTCTCCAGGTCCGGCTGCACGGCACCGGCACGGTTCAGCTCGACGATCTCCGGCTTGCCGCTTCGAGCGCGGCGCCCCCTCCGCCGCGCCGGGATCGGGGACGTCTGGCTCTCGTGCGCCGCGACGGCCGTCCCTTCTTCGGGCTGGGAATCCACATGATTCCGAGCGATCTCACCTGGGCCGGCGTCGCCCGGCTGTCGATCTTCAACTTCACGACGTCGGGGGGGACGTTTCCGGAGAAGGCGTCCCTCGGCATCGAGTCGTTCGCCATGGCCGCCATGCTCGACCCGGCCTGCGGCGGCTGCGCCGGTCCCGCCGCCGCCGAATGTCCCGCCTGCCGCGGCTGTCCCGACCACGCCGAGGCATGTGACGCGTACCACCCCGCCATCCACCGGATGCCGGGAATCCTGGGCGTCTGGCTCGACGAGTCGAACTTCAATCCCCAGATCGGGGGCGATCTCGGCGAGCTGGAGCGCACGGCGCGCCGGATGAAGGAGAACGCCGCGCGCCTCTCGCTCTTCGGCCGCCAGCTGGAGCTCTACGGCAGCGACCTGCCGGCCGGCGTCTACTTCAACACCTACGGTTGGGACGACGTCGCCCGCTACCACGCCTCCGGAGCGTTCGACATCGTGGCGACCCTGCGCCGCGGCGGCAACCCGAGGAAAGGCGCCGTGGGCGGGCTGATGTCGGAGTTCCCGGAGACTTCGATCAACGGCATTCGCCAGTCGGCGAGGCGGCTGGCCGACGACGTCACCGACGGCGCCGGGCGCCAGGGGAAGCCGGTCTGGATGGTGGTCAACGGAGGGAGCGGACGGATCGTGGAGGACCCCGAGGATCCGTCGTATGCCGCGGCGCCGCACGACGCGGCCGCGCTGCTGGCGTCGCGCCCCGACCTTCACCAGCTGCGCTACATGCTCTATGCGGCGGTGCTGAACGGCGCCACCGGCCTCCATTTCTACCAGGACTACGCCGACACGCTCCTGACATCAGCCGACCCTTACTGGACCCGGGTCCTCGTCCCCGCCGCCGCCGAGCTCGCGACGCTGGAGCGCGAGACCGGCTTCCTGACGCGGGCCGATTACAACGATCTCCCCCATCGCCTGGAAGGGGGGGCCGAATCGATCGACTCGATGCTCAAGCGGTCGGGCGACAGCTGGATCCTGGCGGTCGCCAACGCCTCCGAGCGCGAGGCACGCGGCGTGGAGCTCGTCCTGGAGAAAGGATGGAAGCTGGCGGGGCCGCCCGAGCGGCTGACGTACCGGCACGCGGAGCGCGCCGCGCAGCGGAAGCTCGAAGCCTCCCCCGCTGGGTCGGGGGAGCCGGATCGCTTCCGGCTGGAGCTTCCCGGCTACGGCGTGGCACTGTACCGCTTCCGGGTCTCCCGGTTTTAGGGCATCACGGAGAAGGAGATCTCTTCCGAGGCCTGGGTTCCGGCCAGCTTGTCGCTCACCGTCACCTTCAGCCGGTATTCGCCGGTCGGGAATCGATCGAGCGGCAGCGTGTAGGCCTGCGCCTGGGAGGCGGTGGGGCCGAGATGGATCCGTCCCAGGGAGACGTTGCCGTCGGGCTGGAAGGCGGAAACGTCGTAATCGATCTCGAGGCTGGCGCGTCCTTCGGGATCCTTCTTCACGTTGTAGATCTGATAGTAGAAGCTCAGCGCATCCGACGGCTTGAAGAGCGGCTCGGCCGCCTGCACGATCTCCAGCGATCCGAAGAGGAACGGCGACGGCTTCTCGCCTTCGGCGCGGGCGTGCTGGGAGAGGCTCTTGGCCACCGTCAGGGTGCTGAGCATCAAGGAATCGTTCTTCGAGAGATCGGGGACGACCAGCGGCTCCCGGTACGCGCCGGTCTTGCCCGCCACCCGATCCTCCGCCGCGAACACCGCCAGGTAGCGCCCCGGCGGCGCCGGCACGACCGCCTGGTACAGGAGGTGATCGCCGATTCCCGCCTTGTCGTTCTGGGGAGCCGGGGCGAACGCCTCGCGCGAGGAGATCGGCACCTCCGCCCCCGGATGATCCTGGTCGATCAGCTTGCCGAAGAGGCCCAGATCGGGCCGCTCCTTGCCGCCCTCCGAGCGGTACATCACCGAGGTCGTCTTGACGGCGATCGTGATGGCCACGAGCGTCTGCCCCGAATCGGTCTTGAAGAAGGAATAACGGCTCTTCAGCGGGAAGACCTCGAAGCTGCTGCGGGTGACCACGACGTCGTGGAGGATCGCCGCCTCCTTCGGCGGCAGGGTCTGCACGCGCGAATAGATGAAGCTTGTCTCGAAATCACTCTGGGAGTAGGGAACCCCCTGGGAAAGGAGCAGCGGGTCCTTGCCGTTGAAGATCGGCAGGTTGAAGTCGGGATCCCGCGGCTTGTCCCCCATGAACTGCAGCCCGTGGGCCACGTCGGAGTCGAAGGTGGGCTTGTTGCTCAGCTCGTACTCCCCC
It contains:
- a CDS encoding non-canonical purine NTP pyrophosphatase, producing MELLIATRNRGKFAEIAEALVPLRLTLRGAFDFPDVPDCPEEETSYEENATRKALHYGEATGLPTLSDDSGIEVAALGGAPGVLSARYGGAGLSDPERTRKLLEAVAAVPDGERRAKYVAVVVLALPGKVVGTFRGESEGVLLREPRGTGGFGYDPIFYYPSLHLTFAQMLPAVKRQVSHRGRALALAVNSLRRDAGLLK
- a CDS encoding STT3 domain-containing protein, producing the protein MKKAGLLGRALLVYGVALALRLRNVRSVLAGDRVLLGFDDPYYHLRRVLLTLTHFPRVPVFDFYTNFPQGARITWPPGFDLFVAGVSWIAGLGHPTRHQVEVTAALLIPFVGAVTAVLVLLLAEEILGRARWEALAAALLFAFLPAQQAISTVGRLDHHVVEMISFGTAVLFFLRALRDDPGSRFSFWGGVALALGVFCWTGSILYAGFLAVFAAGQMILDRLLGRPESAAGRSALRVIFWGALLLIPLVLLSPHEGLSRFSYLFLSWYQVAILGTAALLIPALAEVIFSPGRRLGWLRAAGGGLVVLFLLGLGGWILVRGSGGLDFLTRKDRVIALLVESTPAWRLPEGQLVEYFSPLLYIAPLAFFLLGRALVKNRFGDVRMNSLLALSLFTAMLGASQARFLNYFAVPYCIVILWALRAGVDALRRRTRKRSLRWSIGGAGALVILLPLAPILRESIHSLPGNVSSTPALPHLYPSLEWMRDRTPKTSHLMEPDKRPEYGVLADFTFGHWVTVIGERPNFCNPFSLAPWHEKPIFESARLFLAEDEGPLVEELDRLRLRYVLLYNQENAIPDYARLSGKRVDDYLAIQPGNRRAIPSPRFFRTFGVRLALFDGSAYEAAGEKIAALSSFRLVHESPETHRRRIPGLAAPLEASRVKIFERVKGARIEGRTDPGEEVTLKIRIDSDAGRQFTYSATTTAARDGAFAFVVPYPTGVWGDTSGGPVVISASHCHVETSLSEEEVIAGARRQARCH
- a CDS encoding GWxTD domain-containing protein, translating into MLYFQQAMRLHHLTSAALGALFLALAAGFATPPARAGESLYEINVDKPTPGWREGPVRYIITKEEDKTYKMLKTEQERANFIDLFWRRRDPTPRTEYNEFKEQIRNRALDSIRLYSETSTPGWLTDMGKIYILVGPPDEMVRDRVARGHRGTVLWIYRHPPFPDLPPNTVIAFAKNVQGEYELSNKPTFDSDVAHGLQFMGDKPRDPDFNLPIFNGKDPLLLSQGVPYSQSDFETSFIYSRVQTLPPKEAAILHDVVVTRSSFEVFPLKSRYSFFKTDSGQTLVAITIAVKTTSVMYRSEGGKERPDLGLFGKLIDQDHPGAEVPISSREAFAPAPQNDKAGIGDHLLYQAVVPAPPGRYLAVFAAEDRVAGKTGAYREPLVVPDLSKNDSLMLSTLTVAKSLSQHARAEGEKPSPFLFGSLEIVQAAEPLFKPSDALSFYYQIYNVKKDPEGRASLEIDYDVSAFQPDGNVSLGRIHLGPTASQAQAYTLPLDRFPTGEYRLKVTVSDKLAGTQASEEISFSVMP